Proteins co-encoded in one Cytophaga hutchinsonii ATCC 33406 genomic window:
- a CDS encoding DUF7674 family protein gives MIYTIDPALALIISSDPELKARWEQYIENEYNGDVSERLIYSDIRIIIEFIIEKFKANQTESFHIIFTNIENILKSCDKQTMDLITVGIFEGIQNSAGQEIDYYFGFNKWLYTRSGEQWRAVIDFWEGTDWRKKK, from the coding sequence ATGATATATACGATTGATCCGGCACTTGCCTTAATAATCAGTTCTGATCCTGAATTGAAAGCCAGATGGGAGCAGTACATTGAAAATGAATATAACGGAGACGTATCTGAAAGATTGATTTATTCAGATATACGGATTATCATTGAATTCATTATTGAAAAATTTAAAGCGAACCAAACAGAAAGTTTTCACATAATTTTTACAAATATTGAAAACATATTAAAGAGTTGTGACAAACAAACAATGGATCTGATAACTGTAGGCATATTTGAAGGGATACAAAACAGCGCCGGCCAGGAAATAGATTATTACTTCGGATTTAACAAGTGGCTTTACACACGGAGCGGTGAACAATGGAGAGCGGTGATTGACTTTTGGGAAGGAACGGATTGGAGAAAGAAAAAATAG
- a CDS encoding M4 family metallopeptidase: MKKPYSTLFLLLLTATHTFAQTSFDVKEKQSNPAAHRSFEATRIKGNMLQQSILTAQGTSLLPQLSKPNTAAVRATAKNPFSVIYSNETGLPIFIKTIIPQTLQQRAVGTGSGIAIAYNYIDQLRETLGLTDVAEPFTPYKTEKDLLGGQIIRLKQFYNGIEIDGCESIVHINASGQAVSWNGSYIKPDLIKHTSFAVTPAAAAAKALADIKTHAHYVELSEQEQQFLNYSTPGIKQIYYIDDKLVRSCVPAYSIDVRPNFLDWWEYIIDAQTGNILSSHSKTCHADGPRISTGNDLNGVSRTINTYQTGSLYYTTDASRSMFKSSQSSFPDNPAGAIQTLDLNYTYGSNTKYKAITSSTNSFNATAISAHYIAGKSYDYYSAIHGRTSIDGNGGTIISFINVADPDDGTPMDNAFWNGKAMYYGNGNTNFKPLAGGLDVGGHELTHGVIQNSANLNYQGESGAINESMADIFGCMIDSLDWKIGEDVVLLSKYPSGALRDLSNPHNGGTNINSRGWQPAHVSEKYSGTQDNGGVHINSGITNYAFYLLAQSTSRSKAEKIFYRALTAYLTRSSKFIDLRIACIAAATDLYTSNEATKTGIAFDQVGITGNSEVPTTPVSSNLPVNTGDEYLLTYNLNTTYSTKLYRINTATQAYATINTSSVFNKPSITDDGSMAYFVNTANQLKSLYLTPGNTYEQIIQDEPIWNNVAISKNGKRLAATTTDKDTSVYVYDFDSDTWAQFVLYNPTYSEGIKSGGPIYADALEWDHTGEFLVYDCYNEFENTSGNNINFWDINFIQVWDNTLNDFGDGTVTKLFSSLPDHISVGNPAFAKNSTNIIAFDYIDEDEGDLYVIGCNTETNELDVITSSNVLGFPNFNRLDNKIAYLYELNSDHMKSIWTVDLDESKITALPNGSDTYYTDKSNWPVYYATGVRSLPSSTTAKHTNTSENRANVYPNPASADFSIRLTSGDQSHAVIHINSTTGQLIYSTAANLLTGENTIPVQLPASVASGYYIVTIETADERWVSKLIKK, encoded by the coding sequence ATGAAAAAACCGTATAGCACGTTATTTTTATTGCTGTTAACAGCAACACACACGTTTGCGCAAACATCCTTTGATGTAAAAGAAAAACAGAGCAATCCCGCTGCACACCGCTCCTTTGAAGCAACACGCATCAAAGGAAATATGCTCCAGCAATCCATATTAACAGCGCAAGGAACAAGCCTTCTTCCGCAGCTTTCAAAACCAAACACAGCAGCTGTACGTGCTACAGCAAAAAATCCGTTCAGCGTAATTTATTCAAATGAAACCGGGCTGCCAATCTTCATTAAAACCATCATTCCTCAGACACTGCAGCAGCGCGCTGTTGGTACAGGAAGTGGAATTGCGATTGCGTACAACTACATTGATCAGCTGCGCGAAACATTAGGCTTAACAGACGTTGCCGAGCCATTTACGCCATACAAAACAGAAAAAGATCTTTTGGGCGGACAAATTATCCGGTTAAAGCAATTTTACAACGGCATTGAAATAGATGGTTGTGAAAGTATTGTACACATCAATGCAAGCGGACAGGCTGTTTCGTGGAACGGCAGTTACATTAAACCTGATCTTATTAAACACACCTCTTTTGCGGTCACGCCCGCCGCGGCGGCGGCAAAAGCGCTTGCTGATATTAAAACACATGCACACTATGTAGAACTGTCTGAACAGGAACAGCAGTTTTTAAATTACAGTACACCAGGCATCAAACAAATCTACTACATTGACGACAAACTTGTGCGGAGCTGTGTACCGGCTTACAGCATTGATGTACGTCCAAACTTTCTGGATTGGTGGGAATATATTATTGATGCACAAACAGGAAACATCCTTTCATCGCATTCCAAAACATGCCATGCCGACGGTCCGCGCATAAGTACCGGCAACGACCTCAACGGCGTATCACGTACGATTAATACCTACCAGACAGGTTCATTGTATTATACGACAGATGCCAGCAGAAGCATGTTTAAATCAAGCCAGTCTTCATTCCCCGACAATCCTGCCGGTGCCATTCAAACGCTTGATCTGAACTATACATATGGTTCCAATACCAAATACAAAGCTATTACTTCCAGCACCAACAGTTTTAATGCTACGGCAATTTCGGCACATTATATTGCCGGCAAGTCATACGATTACTATTCTGCCATACATGGCCGTACTTCTATTGATGGGAATGGCGGCACAATTATCTCTTTCATAAATGTTGCTGACCCGGACGATGGAACACCAATGGACAATGCGTTCTGGAATGGTAAAGCCATGTATTACGGCAATGGAAATACAAACTTCAAACCCCTGGCCGGCGGCCTGGATGTAGGCGGGCATGAACTGACGCACGGTGTGATCCAGAATTCTGCCAACCTCAATTACCAGGGCGAATCCGGTGCCATCAACGAATCAATGGCGGATATTTTTGGCTGTATGATTGATTCTCTGGATTGGAAAATCGGTGAAGATGTTGTACTTCTAAGTAAGTACCCTTCCGGTGCCTTACGTGATTTATCCAACCCGCACAATGGCGGCACAAATATAAATTCAAGAGGCTGGCAGCCTGCACATGTATCTGAAAAATACTCCGGAACACAGGATAATGGCGGCGTACACATAAACAGCGGTATAACCAATTATGCTTTTTATTTATTGGCACAGTCTACTTCAAGAAGTAAGGCTGAAAAAATATTTTACCGTGCATTAACCGCCTACCTTACGCGTTCTTCTAAATTCATTGACCTCAGAATTGCATGTATCGCTGCGGCAACCGATTTATATACATCAAATGAGGCAACGAAAACAGGAATCGCTTTTGACCAGGTAGGGATTACAGGAAACAGTGAAGTACCTACAACACCTGTATCAAGCAACCTGCCAGTGAATACAGGCGATGAATACTTGCTTACGTATAATCTGAACACAACCTACAGCACGAAATTATACCGCATAAATACGGCGACACAAGCTTATGCTACCATCAATACAAGTTCGGTATTCAACAAGCCCAGCATAACCGACGATGGTTCAATGGCGTATTTTGTAAACACGGCCAACCAGCTGAAAAGCCTGTACCTGACACCGGGCAATACGTACGAACAGATTATTCAGGACGAACCTATCTGGAACAATGTTGCAATCAGTAAAAACGGCAAACGTTTGGCCGCAACAACAACCGACAAGGATACATCTGTTTATGTATATGATTTCGATAGTGATACCTGGGCACAATTTGTGTTGTACAACCCTACCTATTCAGAAGGAATTAAATCAGGCGGGCCTATCTATGCGGATGCATTGGAATGGGATCACACAGGAGAGTTTTTAGTATACGACTGTTATAACGAATTTGAAAATACATCCGGTAACAACATCAATTTCTGGGACATCAATTTTATTCAGGTGTGGGATAATACCCTGAATGATTTTGGAGACGGAACTGTAACAAAATTATTTTCATCGCTGCCGGATCACATAAGTGTGGGTAATCCTGCGTTTGCAAAAAATTCTACCAATATCATTGCCTTTGATTACATAGACGAAGATGAAGGTGATTTATATGTTATCGGCTGCAATACAGAAACAAATGAACTGGATGTTATTACAAGCAGCAATGTACTTGGTTTTCCGAATTTTAACAGACTTGACAATAAGATTGCTTATCTCTATGAATTAAATTCAGACCATATGAAATCTATCTGGACAGTTGATCTGGATGAAAGCAAAATTACAGCGCTGCCAAACGGTTCAGATACATACTATACAGACAAATCAAACTGGCCGGTTTATTATGCAACCGGCGTACGATCCCTTCCCTCTTCTACTACAGCAAAGCACACGAACACTTCGGAGAATCGTGCAAACGTATATCCGAATCCCGCATCTGCAGATTTCAGCATACGGTTAACGTCCGGTGACCAAAGCCATGCCGTTATACATATCAACAGTACAACCGGCCAGCTCATTTACAGTACTGCTGCCAATCTGCTCACAGGGGAAAACACCATTCCTGTTCAGCTGCCAGCATCTGTTGCTTCAGGATATTATATTGTAACCATTGAAACTGCTGATGAACGCTGGGTAAGCAAGCTGATTAAAAAATAA
- the ispE gene encoding 4-(cytidine 5'-diphospho)-2-C-methyl-D-erythritol kinase, whose product MISFPNAKINLGLSVLSKRPDGYHNIETCFYPIPWNDMLEIIPAKETVFTSSGNNIPGTSASNLCLKTYTLLKEKYPLSPVHIHLHKRIPIGAGLGGGSSDAAFTCKLLNDVFALKLSAAEMEDIVRPVGSDCAFFIENTSILAHEKGDYFSHPGIVNLSGKWIYLIHPGIHVATKEAYDGVVPNTDRKPIGDILKQPLSVWKAELVNDFERSVFEKYPAIKTLKEQMYKQGAAYAAMSGSGSTVFGIFNTKPETFHENTSNIQSCIAPL is encoded by the coding sequence ATGATCTCATTTCCAAATGCCAAGATCAATCTTGGTTTATCTGTTTTAAGCAAACGTCCGGATGGATACCATAACATTGAAACGTGTTTTTATCCAATCCCGTGGAACGACATGCTTGAGATCATTCCGGCAAAAGAAACCGTATTTACCAGTTCGGGCAATAACATACCGGGAACATCTGCTTCTAATCTGTGCCTTAAGACGTATACCCTGCTGAAAGAAAAGTATCCGCTCTCACCTGTTCACATTCACTTGCATAAACGCATCCCCATCGGTGCAGGCCTGGGCGGCGGCTCTTCAGACGCAGCCTTTACCTGTAAGCTTTTAAACGATGTGTTTGCACTCAAACTTTCTGCCGCAGAAATGGAAGATATTGTTCGGCCCGTTGGTAGTGACTGTGCATTTTTTATTGAAAACACATCTATTCTGGCACACGAAAAAGGTGATTACTTTTCACATCCGGGTATCGTGAATCTAAGTGGAAAATGGATTTACCTGATCCATCCGGGCATTCATGTGGCAACAAAAGAAGCGTATGATGGTGTTGTACCCAATACAGACAGAAAACCGATCGGTGATATTTTAAAACAACCATTGAGTGTCTGGAAAGCAGAACTTGTAAACGATTTTGAACGTAGTGTATTTGAAAAATATCCGGCTATAAAAACCTTAAAAGAACAGATGTACAAACAGGGTGCAGCATATGCGGCAATGAGTGGCTCCGGTTCAACGGTATTCGGTATATTTAATACAAAACCGGAAACTTTTCATGAAAACACATCCAACATACAGAGTTGTATTGCCCCATTATAA
- a CDS encoding sugar transferase has protein sequence MFYSSFIKPFIDKLIAISTIGCTAPLFLLISIVNYALYKNVFFIQERTGLHMKPFQLIKFQTMRTIQDEHGVPLADMKRVTGFGKLLRITSIDELPQLFLVLTGKMSLVGPRPLPVSYDCYYTEEQRLRFEAKPGITGLAQVNGRNATSWESRFQFDSMYIKNRSFRLDMLILAKTFFQLMKFNEVNASDSITMKPFKN, from the coding sequence ATGTTTTACAGTTCATTTATTAAGCCCTTCATCGATAAATTAATTGCCATAAGTACTATTGGGTGCACAGCTCCACTTTTCCTCCTGATTTCAATTGTAAATTATGCGCTGTATAAGAATGTTTTTTTTATACAGGAACGCACGGGTTTGCACATGAAACCGTTTCAATTGATTAAGTTTCAGACCATGAGAACGATACAGGATGAACACGGAGTACCTCTGGCAGACATGAAACGGGTCACCGGTTTCGGTAAATTGTTACGAATTACTTCTATAGACGAACTTCCGCAGCTATTTCTCGTACTTACAGGGAAGATGAGCCTGGTTGGGCCAAGGCCTTTGCCTGTGTCATATGATTGTTACTATACTGAAGAACAACGGTTACGTTTTGAAGCAAAGCCCGGTATTACCGGTCTGGCGCAGGTAAATGGCCGTAATGCAACATCGTGGGAGTCACGGTTTCAATTCGATAGTATGTATATTAAAAACAGATCATTCAGATTGGATATGCTTATTTTAGCGAAAACATTTTTTCAGCTGATGAAATTTAACGAAGTGAATGCTTCTGATTCTATAACTATGAAACCTTTTAAAAATTAA
- a CDS encoding acetyltransferase, with product MLLYGASGHSRVVKDCVMTSGGEVHAIFDDNQDLIKLDNIPVVGYYDPEYESAEQIIVTIGDNLIRKKIVSKIKHAFGKAIHSASTVSPTTVIGEGTVAMPGSIVNAGSRVGKHCIINSNAIVEHDCELGDFVHLSSNVTLCADVNIGEGTHIGAGSTVIPGKQIGKWCVIGAGAVIIQDIPDYSMVVGVPGKIIRTLVKKTV from the coding sequence ATGCTTTTATATGGTGCCAGTGGCCACTCCAGAGTTGTTAAAGATTGTGTCATGACTTCAGGCGGTGAGGTGCATGCAATATTTGATGACAATCAGGATCTGATCAAACTGGATAACATTCCGGTTGTTGGGTATTATGACCCGGAATATGAATCGGCAGAACAGATCATTGTTACTATTGGTGACAATCTGATCCGCAAGAAAATTGTTTCTAAAATCAAACATGCTTTCGGTAAAGCAATTCACAGCGCTTCTACTGTTTCACCAACAACCGTTATCGGTGAAGGCACAGTGGCAATGCCGGGTTCTATTGTGAATGCGGGTTCAAGAGTAGGGAAACATTGTATCATTAATTCCAACGCTATTGTAGAGCATGATTGTGAATTGGGAGATTTTGTACACCTTTCCTCTAATGTGACCCTGTGTGCTGATGTAAATATTGGTGAAGGTACACACATCGGTGCGGGTTCAACGGTTATTCCTGGGAAGCAGATCGGCAAGTGGTGTGTGATCGGGGCGGGTGCTGTAATCATTCAGGACATCCCTGATTATTCCATGGTTGTGGGTGTTCCGGGGAAAATCATTCGTACACTTGTTAAGAAAACGGTATAA
- a CDS encoding DegT/DnrJ/EryC1/StrS family aminotransferase translates to MYLSPPDLSGNEFRYIQEALESNWIAPFGPQLDSFTELLQTQTGTSFAVPVNSGTSAIHLALLALHIQEGDLVFCPTFTFAASIFPVLYQRATPVFIDSESHSWNMDPVLLEQAILDSIENKQKPKAIILVHIYGFPAMLDQIQAIAAKYHLYLIEDAAEALGSSYKNKALGSFGHAGALSFNGNKLVTGGTGGAVITNDEELFNEVRVLANQAKEEKPYYEHLQVGYNYRMCNLNAAVACAQLEQLGQKINKKKQIRAWYAIHLSGAANIKQADAGIDNAWLTCVEFASAESPEKVRLALEEENIESRNVWNPMHRQPVFKDCTAYLNGVSDAVFANSLCLPSGTQLIEKDIIHITDIIKRSL, encoded by the coding sequence GTGTATCTCTCACCGCCGGATTTGTCCGGCAATGAATTCCGATACATACAGGAAGCATTAGAATCTAACTGGATTGCTCCATTCGGCCCCCAGTTAGATTCTTTCACGGAATTATTACAAACACAAACAGGTACATCTTTTGCAGTACCTGTTAATTCAGGTACTTCAGCGATTCATTTAGCATTGCTTGCGTTGCATATTCAGGAAGGGGATCTTGTTTTTTGTCCTACCTTCACATTTGCCGCAAGTATTTTTCCTGTGCTGTATCAAAGAGCTACCCCCGTATTTATTGATAGCGAATCACATTCATGGAACATGGATCCGGTATTACTGGAACAGGCCATTCTTGATTCCATAGAAAATAAACAGAAACCCAAAGCAATTATTCTGGTTCATATTTATGGCTTTCCGGCTATGCTGGATCAGATACAGGCTATTGCTGCTAAATATCATTTATACCTTATTGAAGATGCTGCAGAAGCGCTGGGCTCTTCCTACAAAAATAAAGCACTTGGTTCCTTTGGGCATGCAGGCGCGTTATCTTTTAATGGAAATAAACTGGTAACAGGCGGAACGGGTGGTGCTGTTATTACAAACGATGAAGAACTTTTTAATGAAGTGCGTGTACTGGCCAATCAAGCGAAAGAAGAAAAGCCGTATTACGAACACCTGCAGGTAGGATACAATTACCGGATGTGTAATCTAAATGCTGCTGTTGCATGCGCGCAGCTGGAACAGCTTGGACAAAAAATTAATAAAAAGAAACAGATACGTGCGTGGTATGCGATCCATTTATCTGGTGCAGCAAATATAAAACAGGCTGATGCAGGTATCGATAATGCCTGGCTCACCTGTGTTGAATTTGCATCTGCGGAATCGCCGGAGAAAGTTCGGCTGGCCTTGGAAGAAGAAAATATTGAGAGCAGGAATGTGTGGAATCCCATGCACAGACAACCTGTTTTTAAGGATTGTACAGCGTATCTGAACGGCGTTTCGGATGCTGTATTTGCGAACAGCCTGTGTCTGCCCTCAGGAACACAACTGATTGAAAAAGATATTATTCACATTACTGATATAATTAAGCGCAGTCTTTAA